In Deltaproteobacteria bacterium, the DNA window AAGAGCTTCCGCAAACTGAACGCACCACAGCTTGTCGGAAAAGTAGCGCGCGGGACGAAGTATGACAATGGCAAAGAGATGAGGGTCGCCGCCTAGTATCTTTTTACACACCTATTGACAACGGCTCTCCGCGTTAGCGTGCCGTCGATATCAAACAGGATCAGCTTCATGACCGGTCTGACATCTGTATCTGTCCGCCGCAATATTGACAACCTATAACCGCTACGGTAGATGTCTTGCGTAGGTTTTGCGCGACTGGCGAACGTGGAATTGACCACGAGGAAGCGCAAAGCGCTAAGATGGCCGAACGCCTGGGTCTCTTAAATAGAGAGGTCCAGGCTTTTTTGTGCCTGCAAAGAATTCGGGCCGTTGCATCCGGCAAAAAGTCCACCCACCCAACGGGGCGAACAAGTCCTCGGCGGTTTGCGCGCGCGCTGATCGAACCTTACAATGATGCTAAAAGCCTTTGAGAAAGAACCATGATCAAACATTATCTCCTATCCCCTGGCCCGACGCCCATTCCCAATGAAATCGCCCTGGCGATGTCGGAAACGATGATTCACCATCGGACGCCGCAGTTTAACAAGGTGTTCGAAGAGGCACGCCAAGGGCTGAAGAAGCTGTTCGGCACCAAAAGCGACGTGCTGATGCTGGCATCTTCCGGCACCGGCGCCATGGAAGCGGCGGCCGCCAATCTTTTTTCGCCCGGCGACAAAGTATTAGTGATCAACGGCGGCAAATTCGGCGAGCGCTGGCTAAACATCGCCAATGCGTTCGCTTTGAACCCCATCGAAATGCCGGTGCCCTGGGGCCAAGCCGTCAAAGTCGCCGACGTCGAAAAACAGTTAAAGGCGAATCCCGATATCCAAGGCGTGATGATCCAGGCGAGCGAAACCTCGACGACCGTCTTTCATCCGATTCAAGAAATCGCCAAGCTCACCAAAAACGGGCCGCTATTTTTGGTGGACGGTGTGACGGCAGTCGGTGTTACGCCGGTGCCGCTAGACGATTGGGGATTGGACGTGCTGGTTACCGGTTCACAAAAAGCGCTCATGCTGCCGCCGGGGCTGGGCTTCATCGCGCTGAGCGACCGTGCCTGGGAAAAAACCAAGAAGGCCAAGCTGCCGCGCTTCTATTTCGACTTGAATTTGGAACGGAAAAATCAACAAAAAGGCTCGGGCGCCTTCACCCCGGCGGTCTCGTTGATCTTCGGCGTGCGCGCATCCATGCGGATGATGGAACGCGAGGGATTGAAAAACGTTTACGCGCGCCACGACCGCATGTGCCGCGCCACCCGCGCAGCGGCGACGGCGCTCGGGCTCAAATTGCTCGCTCCGGACAGTCCGAGCGCGGCAGCGACCGGCATCTACCTGCCGGACGGCATCGATGCCGACGCGGTGCTCGAATACCTCCGCGATAAAATGAACGTCACCCTCGCCGAAGGCCAAGATCAACTCAAAGGCAAAGTGATTCGCATCGCCCATATCGGCTACATGGGGGCGTTCGACGTCATCACCGCGATCGCCGCGCTGGAAATGGCGCTGCGCAAATTTGGCGCGGAAATCCCGTTTGGCCGCGGCGTCGCGGCAGCACAGGAAGTGCTGATGGAAGCGTTGGTTTGAAAACAAAGAGGCGTTAGGGGTAACGGGTTTAGGAAGAATCGGAACCTCCTTACCCCTTGCGCCTCACTCCTTACGCGTCAGAATCGGATCGTAACATGAAAATACTCGTAACCGACTCCCTCGCCCCTGAAGGGCTCGCGGTTTTCCAAAACGCCAGAGGTTTTGAAGTCGACGTCAAGATCGGCCTCAAACCCGACGAGCTCAAAAAAATCTGCGGCGCCTACGACGGCTGGGTCATTCGCAGCGGCACCAAGATCACGGCTGAGTTGATCGACGCCGCGACCAATTTGAAGGTCATCGGCCGCGCCGGCGTCGGCTATGAGAACATCGACGCCGACGCCGCCACCAAGCGCGGCATCGTGGTGATGAACACGCCGGGCGGCAACAACGTCACCACCGGCGAGCACACGGTGGCTTTAATGATGGCGATGGCGCGTCACATCCCTCAAGCGGTGGCATCGCTCAAAGCCGGCAAATGGGACCGCAACAAATATGTTGGCGTCGAGCTCTGCAACAAGACGCTCGGCGTCATCGGCCTCGGCAACGTCGGCCGCATCGTCGCCGAGCGTGCCGCCGGCCTGCGCATGAAAGTTTTGGGCTTCGACCCGTTTATCGCCGCCGAGAACATCGCGCGCATGGGCGTGGAGCCGGCAACGCTAGATGAAATTGTCGCCAAGTCCGACTTCATCACCGTGCATGTGCCGCTCACCCCCGACACGCAAGGGCTGATCAACAAAGCTGCGTTCGCCAAAATGAAAAAGGGCGTGCGCATCATCAACTGCGCCCGCGGCGGCATCGTCGACGAGCAAGATCTCGCCCAGGCCATCAAAGAAGGCAAAGTCGCCGGCGCGGCGCTCGACGTTTACGTCGATGAGCCGCCCGCCGCCGATCACCCGTTGGTCAAGTTGGAGCAGGTCATCACCACGCCGCACCTCGGCGCGTCCACTGATGAGGCCCAGTTAAACGTGGCCATCGCCGTCGCCGAGCAGATGGTCGACTTTCTTGCCCAGGGCGTGGTGCGCTACGCGGTCAACGTGCCGTCGGTGAGTCCGGAACTGCTCGAAGTGCTGCGCCCCTACCTGACCCTCGGCGAAAAACTCGGCAGCCTGTACACGCAGATGGGCAACGCGCTACCGAAGGAAGTCCAGGTCGAATATCGCGGCGATGTCACCCAGTATAACGTTGCCGCGCTGACGCTGGCGGTGTTGAAGGGGCTGCTGACTCCGGTGATGGAGTCCGCGGTGAACTACGT includes these proteins:
- a CDS encoding phosphoglycerate dehydrogenase; this translates as MKILVTDSLAPEGLAVFQNARGFEVDVKIGLKPDELKKICGAYDGWVIRSGTKITAELIDAATNLKVIGRAGVGYENIDADAATKRGIVVMNTPGGNNVTTGEHTVALMMAMARHIPQAVASLKAGKWDRNKYVGVELCNKTLGVIGLGNVGRIVAERAAGLRMKVLGFDPFIAAENIARMGVEPATLDEIVAKSDFITVHVPLTPDTQGLINKAAFAKMKKGVRIINCARGGIVDEQDLAQAIKEGKVAGAALDVYVDEPPAADHPLVKLEQVITTPHLGASTDEAQLNVAIAVAEQMVDFLAQGVVRYAVNVPSVSPELLEVLRPYLTLGEKLGSLYTQMGNALPKEVQVEYRGDVTQYNVAALTLAVLKGLLTPVMESAVNYVNAPVVARERGVKIVESKGERAGDFTSSITVRGKNGKEDLEIEGAIFGAKHPRIVRVNSFYLEAVPEGYILILQNKDVPGVVGSVGTILGKHAINIAGMELGRSAKGGNAISFTHVDEAVPKKALDELLALPQIVSAELVKL
- a CDS encoding alanine--glyoxylate aminotransferase family protein, producing MIKHYLLSPGPTPIPNEIALAMSETMIHHRTPQFNKVFEEARQGLKKLFGTKSDVLMLASSGTGAMEAAAANLFSPGDKVLVINGGKFGERWLNIANAFALNPIEMPVPWGQAVKVADVEKQLKANPDIQGVMIQASETSTTVFHPIQEIAKLTKNGPLFLVDGVTAVGVTPVPLDDWGLDVLVTGSQKALMLPPGLGFIALSDRAWEKTKKAKLPRFYFDLNLERKNQQKGSGAFTPAVSLIFGVRASMRMMEREGLKNVYARHDRMCRATRAAATALGLKLLAPDSPSAAATGIYLPDGIDADAVLEYLRDKMNVTLAEGQDQLKGKVIRIAHIGYMGAFDVITAIAALEMALRKFGAEIPFGRGVAAAQEVLMEALV